Genomic DNA from Flavobacterium sp. N502540:
GCTATTACTTAGTTTTAGGTATATTTACAGACGCAACGCTAAGGGATAAGCTTATTATGAAACTCATTGATTCCGGCGATTTTAACGCCAGTTTCTTTTTTAATATTAATAGTCTTTCGTACTATGTGTACTCCGATAAGTACCAAAATATGGAAGAAGTACTATATCAATGCAAGAAAAAAGAGGAAGATGAGTTATATAAAGAGGTAAGTATTGCTAAGGTCGAGATTGATCTTAGAGAATAAGCAATGCAGAAAAACAAGTGGCAGGGATTTTGTTTTACAGAGAATTTTGTAACTTGTTTTTGAATTAGGAATTAAATTGTTTTAAGCTTTATTATGAAATATTATTCAACATTATTGTCTCTGATTTTTTTTGCAACCAGTTCCGCATTTTCACAAGAAAAGGTGGTAAAATATACGGTTTCAAGCGGAGAAACTATTAACCAGATTGCTGTTAAATTTAAGGTTACGCCTTATGATATTTATTCTCTGAATCCTGATGCCAGAAATGGAGTTAAACCCAATACCGTTTTATTGATTCCGACAAGTGGTGCCAAAACAGCAGTTAAAAATGATGTTGCTCCTGTGAAAAGTTCAAATTCAGGAAAGACGATTACACATGAAGTACAGCCAAAAGAAACTTTGTTTGGAATTGAGAAAAAATATAATGTTACGGATGAAGCTTTAAAAGCAGCTAATCCTTTTTTGGTGAAAGACGGTTTGCAAATTGGACAAACTCTTGAGATCCCGTCAAAAGGAGGTGCGGTGAAAACAACTGTTGCAACTTCAGCGAAACCGAAATCGGCAGCACCGGAAAAGTATATTTACCATGATGTGGTGGCAAAAGAAACTAAATTTTCAATTGCAAAACAATATGGAATGACAGTTGAAGAATTAGAAAAGCGAAATCCTCCAATTGTTTCCAACTTACCGATAGGGTATCGTCTGACGATAAAAGGAACTGCTCCTAAAACAGAAACTTCTGCTCCGCCTGTGGCTGCTGCTGTAAAACCGGCTGAAACAAAAAAAGCAGTGGAAACTTCGAAAAAAGCAACGTCTTATATGGAGTATCAGGTGAAACCCAAAGAAACTTTTTATAGTTTAACGCATACTTTTCATATTACTCAGGAAGAATTAACGGCCTTAAATCCGGCACTTTCTGAAGGAGTAAAAGAGGGAATGGTTTTAAAAGTTCCGGCAGGATATGTGGCATCAACACCAATTATCGTACACCAACAGCCTGCTGAAAAAGAAGTTGAAAAAACGATTGAAAAGACCATTGAAAAACCAGTTGAAAATACGGCAGGAATAAAAGTGGTAGATAAAGTGAAGTCTGAAACCGTTTCCGCGAATCCGGAAGTGGTGGAACTGACTAAAAAAAGAGGGGAGAACGATCGTAAAAAACTGGTTTTATTATTGCCATTCAATTTAGCGAAAATGCAGGGGGATACGATCAGTGCTGCCAGTCGAATTAAGAGTGATAAATTTTTGAATATGACGCTTGACTTTTATTCGGGAGCTTTGATGGCAATCGATTCGGCAAGAACTTTAAAGCTGCCAATTGATGTTGCAATTTATGATTCTCAGGAGACGAAAAATAGTTCCAATGTTTCAGGTTTAATGGCTCAGAATAAATTGCAGGATGCCAATGCTGTAGTGGGGCCTTTTTATCAAAGTAATGCCGAATCTACTGCTAATACATTGCGTTTGTATAATATTCCTGTGATTTCTCCATTATCAAAAGACAAAGCCAACCCAATTGATAATTTGTATCAGACGATTCCATCAAACGATGTGGTGCGAAATGCCGTTTTTGATTATATGAGAGGGAAGAATGGAAACATCGTTGCGGTGGTAGACAAAAAGAAAGAATCAGTTATCAGTTATATCAAACAAAACCAAAAAGGAGTTGTCTTTGCTAATCTGACTGAAACCGGAGCTCTGGATGTGGCCAATTTAAAAAGCTTATTGTTGCCTAACCGAATGAACTATGTAGTAATGGAAACGGCCAATACGGCAATGGTTAGAACGACCATAAAAGCTTTGACAGATGCTCAAAAAACCTGTCAGATACAGTTGGTTGTTTTAGAGCCAAACAATACGCTGGATTCGGATGAGATTAGTTTTGATAGTTTAATTAAGCTGAAATTGATGTATCCGTCAGTTACCCGTGATAGTGATGAATCTTCTGTTTTGA
This window encodes:
- a CDS encoding LysM peptidoglycan-binding domain-containing protein codes for the protein MKYYSTLLSLIFFATSSAFSQEKVVKYTVSSGETINQIAVKFKVTPYDIYSLNPDARNGVKPNTVLLIPTSGAKTAVKNDVAPVKSSNSGKTITHEVQPKETLFGIEKKYNVTDEALKAANPFLVKDGLQIGQTLEIPSKGGAVKTTVATSAKPKSAAPEKYIYHDVVAKETKFSIAKQYGMTVEELEKRNPPIVSNLPIGYRLTIKGTAPKTETSAPPVAAAVKPAETKKAVETSKKATSYMEYQVKPKETFYSLTHTFHITQEELTALNPALSEGVKEGMVLKVPAGYVASTPIIVHQQPAEKEVEKTIEKTIEKPVENTAGIKVVDKVKSETVSANPEVVELTKKRGENDRKKLVLLLPFNLAKMQGDTISAASRIKSDKFLNMTLDFYSGALMAIDSARTLKLPIDVAIYDSQETKNSSNVSGLMAQNKLQDANAVVGPFYQSNAESTANTLRLYNIPVISPLSKDKANPIDNLYQTIPSNDVVRNAVFDYMRGKNGNIVAVVDKKKESVISYIKQNQKGVVFANLTETGALDVANLKSLLLPNRMNYVVMETANTAMVRTTIKALTDAQKTCQIQLVVLEPNNTLDSDEISFDSLIKLKLMYPSVTRDSDESSVLIFEKEYRLKNKVNPNTYATRGFDVTFDTMMRLVQGKTYQETADLMTTEQVDNKFQFYKKEDGGHANKGVYILYYDNDLTLKVAN